A single window of Malus sylvestris chromosome 5, drMalSylv7.2, whole genome shotgun sequence DNA harbors:
- the LOC126621897 gene encoding presequence protease 1, chloroplastic/mitochondrial-like: protein MEGATLLRSSLASSNRLFFSFRSSRRFALSSSRSSSSTASAVRNHRHRPILNPRRRSLLRRASRLLPSSAPNVARSFSSLSPRAVATPFTQSPSEFSGVQDEVVEKLGFEKVSEEFIGECKSKALLFRHKKTGAQVISVSNDDENKVFGIVFRTPPNDSTGIPHILEHSVLCGSRKYPLKEPFVELLKGSLNTFLNAFTYPDRTCYPVASTNTKDFYNLVDVYLDAVFFPKCVEDFRTFQQEGWHYELNDPSEDISYKGVVFNEMKGVYSQPDNILGRTAQQALFPDNTYGVDSGGDPTVIPKLTFDEFKEFHRKYYHPSNARIWFYGDDDPMERLRILSEYLDMFDASSSPNESRIQPQKLFSKPIWISGKYPAGEGGDLRKKNMVCLNWLLAENPLDLETELTLGFLDHLMLGTPASPLRKILLESGLGEAIVGGGVEDELLQPQFSIGLKGVSEGDIQKVEEVVMSTLKKLAEEGFDTEAVEASMNTIEFSLRENNTGSFPRGLSLMLRSMGKWIYDMDPFGPLKYEKPLLALKARIEAEGSKAVFSPLIEKFILNNPHRVVVEMQPDPEKASRDEESEKEILQNVKSGMTEEDLAELARATHELRLRQETPDPPEALRSVPSLSLQDIPKEPTRVPTQVGDINGVKVLQHDLFTNDVLYTEVVFNMSSLKQELLPLVPLFCQSLLEMGTKDLSFVQLNQLIGRKTGGISVYPMTSSVRGKEEPCSHIIVRGKAMAGRADDLFQLFNCVLQEVQFTDQQRFKQFVSQSKARMENRLRGSGHGIAAARMDAKLNTAGWISEQMGGVSYLEFLQALEEKVDQDWDGISSSLEEIRKSLLSRQGCIVNMTAEGKNLTSSEKFVSKFLDLLPNNSPVATATWNARLPLANEAIVIPTQVNYVGKAGNIYDTGYRLSGSAHVISKYISTTWLWDRVRVSGGAYGGFCDFDSHSGVFSFLSYRDPNLLKTLGVYDGTGDFLRQLEMDDETLTKSVIGTIGDVDSYQFPDAKGYSSLCRYLVGITEEERQIRRAEILSTSLKDFKEFANAIDAVKDKGVVVAVASPDDVDAAQKERNNFFQVKKAL, encoded by the exons ATGGAGGGAGCAACTCTGCTTCGCTCTTCTCTCGCCTCCAGCAACcgcctcttcttctccttccgcTCTTCCCGACGCTTCGCCCTCTCCTCATCTCGCTCTTCTTCTTCCACAGCTTCTGCTGTAAGAAACCACCGCCACCGTCCGATTCTCAACCCCCGCAGACGCTCCCTGCTCCGCCGCGCCAGCAGATTACTCCCCTCCTCTGCCCCCAACGTCGCTAGAAGCTTCTCCTCCCTCTCCCCGCGTGCAGTCGCCACCCCCTTCACTCAGTCCCCTTCAG AGTTTTCTGGGGTGCAAGATGAAGTCGTGGAAAAGCTCGGGTTCGAGAAGGTCTCTGAGGAGTTCATTGGAGAGTGTAAATCCAAAGCTTTGCTTTTCAGGCACAAAAAGACCGGTGCCCAAGTCATTTCGGTGTCCAACGACGACGAGAATAAGGTTTTCGGCATTGTTTTTCGGACCCCTCC GAATGATTCCACTGGGATCCCTCACATTCTGGAACACAGTGTGCTGTGTGGATCAAGAAAGTACCCTTTGAAAGAACCATTTGTTGAATTGTTGAAAGGGAGCTTGAATACGTTTTTGAATGCATTCACATATCCGGATAGGACTTGCTACCCAGTTGCTTCCACAAATACAAAG GATTTCTATAACCTTGTCGATGTATATCTGGATGCCGTCTTCTTTCCTAAATGTGTGGAGGACTTCCGGACTTTCCAACAGGAGGGTTGGCATTACGAGCTCAATGATCCTTCTGAAGATATATCTTATAAAG GAGTTGTTTTTAATGAGATGAAAGGGGTCTATTCCCAGCCCGATAATATACTTGGTCGGACTGCTCAACAg GCTCTTTTTCCGGACAATACCTATGGTGTTGACAGTGGAGGTGATCCAACTGTTATTCCTAAACTGACATTTGATGAGTTCAAG GAGTTCCACCGTAAATATTACCATCCCAGCAATGCCAGGATCTGGTTTTATGGAGATGATGATCCAATGGAACGCCTGCGCATTTTGAGTG AGTACCTAGATATGTTCGATGCAAGTTCATCTCCAAATGAATCAAGAATTCAACCGCAAAAACTATTTTCCAAACCAATTTGGATTTCTGGGAAATATCCTGCTGGTGAAGGTGGTGACTTAAGGAAGAAAAACATGGTATGCCTCAATTGGTTGCTCGCTGAGAATCCCCTAGACTTGGAGACTGAGCTTACGCTTGGGTTTCTGGATCATCTTATGTTGGGAACGCCTGCTTCTCCATTGAGGAAAATATTGCTGGAGAGTGGCTTGGGAGAGGCCATAGTTGGTGGTGGAGTTGAAGATGAGCTCCTACAACCCCAATTTAGTATTGGGTTGAAGGGCGTTTCGGAAGGTGACATTCAAAAGGTAGAAGAAGTAGTCATGAGTACACTTAAAAAGTTGGCAGAGGAAGGTTTTGATACAGAAGCTGTAGAAGCATCCATGAATACGATTGAGTTCTCTCTGAGGGAAAACAACACAGGATCATTTCCTCGTGGTTTGTCACTAATGCTCCGGTCCATG gGTAAATGGATATATGATATGGATCCATTTGGGCCATTAAAGTATGAGAAACCTTTACTGGCACTGAAAGCCAGGATAGAAGCTGAAGGCTCGAAGGCTGTTTTCTCTCCCTTAATAGAGAAATTTATTTTGAACAATCCCCATAGAGTTGTGGTAGAAATGCAG CCTGATCCAGAGAAAGCTTCTCGTGATGAAGAGTCTGAGAAAGAAATCTTGCAAAATGTTAAATCAGGTATGACAGAAGAAGATCTTGCTGAGCTAGCTCGTGCTACACACGAGCTGCGACTGAGGCAGGAAACTCCTGACCCTCCGGAAGCTTTGAGAAGTGTTCCAAGTCTCTCTCTGCAAGACATTCCAAAGGAACCTACTCGTGTCCCCACACAG GTTGGGGATATCAATGGTGTGAAAGTTCTGCAGCATGACCTCTTTACAAATGATGTCCTGTACACTGAAGTTGTGTTCAATATGAGTTCACTAAAGCAAGAGCTTCTTCCTTTGGTACCTCTTTTTTG CCAATCATTGTTAGAGATGGGCACAAAAGACTTAAGTTTTGTGCAACTTAATCAGTTGATTGGAAGGAAAACTGGAGGAATATCAGTTTATCCAATGACATCATCTGTACGGGGCAAGGAGGAACCCTGTAGCCATATAATTGTTCGAGGAAAAGCCATGGCAGGACGTGCTGATGACCTATTTCAGCTG TTCAACTGTGTTCTTCAAGAAGTCCAGTTTACAGACCAGCAGCGGTTTAAGCAGTTTGTCTCTCAAAGCAAAGCTAGAATGGAG AACCGATTGAGAGGTAGTGGTCATGGAATTGCTGCTGCAAGGATGGATGCAAAACTAAATACTGCGGGGTGGATTTCTGAACAAATGGGTGGTGTCAG TTACTTGGAGTTTCTTCAAGCTCTTGAAGAGAAAGTTGATCAAGATTGGGATGGAATTTCTTCGTCTCTCGAGGAGATCCGCAAATCCCTACTTTCTAGGCAAGGTTGCATAGTGAATATGACTGCTGAAGGGAAGAATCTTACCAGCTCTGAGAAGTTTGTGAGCAAATTTCTTGATTTGCTGCCTAATAACTCTCCTGTTGCTACTGCTACTTGGAATGCTCGACTACCTTTAGCAAATGAAGCCATTGTAATACCTACTCAG GTTAATTATGTTGGAAAAGCTGGTAACATTTATGACACTGGTTATCGGCTGAGTGGGAGTGCACATGTTATCTCCAAATACATTAGTACTACATGGTTGTGGGATCGTGTAAGAGTTAGTGGAGGAGCATACGGAGGGTTTTGTGACTTTGATAGTCACTCAG gAGTATTCTCTTTCTTATCTTATCGTGACCCCAACTTGTTAAAGACACTTGGTGTATATGATGGGACTGGGGATTTTCTTCGACAATTAGAAATGGATGATGAGACTCTTACCAAGTCTGTCATTGGGACAATCGGAGACGTTGATTCGTACCAGTTTCCTGACGCCAAAGGTTATAGTAG TTTGTGCCGATACTTAGTGGGAATCACAGAAGAAGAAAGGCAAATCAGACGAGCAGAGATACTGTCAACAAG CTTGAAGGACTTCAAAGAATTTGCAAATGCAATCGACGCGGTCAAAGACAAAGGGGTTGTGGTTGCAGTGGCATCTCCAGATGACGTTGATGCTGCACAAAAGGAGCGAAACAACTTCTTTCAAGTAAAGAAAGCCCTCTAA